CATAGGCCATGCCTGTTGTCCAATACATCGGGCCTTCGGCCCATCCCCCATCACTGCCTCCCCAAGGAGAGTACAGACAGGCATAATAATCGATTGCATAATCCAGCCACTCTGCAGCCTGCTGCTCCTCATGCAACAAGGCCATACAGCAGGGCACAAGCACGGAAGACAATGAACGCACCGCATGGCTGTCATAGGGTACATGATGAATCTTCGAGCGGACCATCACATGCTGGGCTACCTGTTCTGTCCGCCGCAGCAAACTGCGCCTGACCGCTTCCTGCTCTTCACTGTTCAACTCATCATGCAGCCAGTCATAACCCCAAGCAAGCGCAGCTGCGACCCGAAAAGCCGCCTCGTCATTATAATCGCGGGAGGTCGTTCCCTCCGTATCCCAAGCTGCCACATGCAACAGCCAGGTTTTCGCCGCTTCAAGCAGCCGTTCGTCTCGAAGCACTCGCCCAGCGATACTCAGATGACGAATCGCATATAACACTTCCTGACAGTCAATATACATTTGCCTCCAGAGTGCGGCAACACGTTTGTTCTCCGGGTAAGGCTGCGGTTCACGAATGGGCTCACGGTTTGCCCATGGCTCCACGGAATTTGCCATAAACGCATCCCAGCCGCAGTATGTAGCATCTGACGCAATGGCATCCGCAAGTGCATTCAGCCCACGCTCACCAAGCCACAGCCGTGGGTGAGACGTGTCTGTGGAAACATATCGCTGTGCCCGGGAAGGCAGCGGTGTTTCCGGTAATCCCGCTGACACCGTAAACCGCCGCACCTCACTCCAAGCCGACATTTCCCCTTGCTTCCCTTGCGAAGCATGCCCTTCGGCTTCACTCCCTTGCTGCACTGGATAATTTACAAGCAGCGCATATCGCCAATAATAATCCCCAGGTTCAAACACCCGGTCAGGCGTGAAAAAGTTATACGGGAGCGGCGCAAAGGTCATCGTCTCTTCTTCCTGAAAAGAAGGGCTCGCCGACACTTGCAGCAGATAGGCATTCTCATCCTCCTGCTGTGCCGCCATCCAGGTAAACCTTGGCGGATTCTCTGCCAGAACGGAATGCTCGTCAGGGGCATAGTCCACATGGAACGGCCCGCTGATGGGTTGGTACAACGATCTTTCTGCAAGCTTTCGCTTCACTTCCATCGTTTTTCCCCCTCCTTATCACAATGTTGTAACATCAACGCATATACATGCCACCATTGATTTCAAGCGTCTCTCCGGTAATAAAAGAACCCAGGTCGGAACACAGGTACAACGCCGCTCCTGCGACATCATCGGGAGTCCCTTCCCGTCCAAGCGGGATGCTGTTTACCGCAGAAGACCGGCCTTCTGCCGAGGTGAACGTAGCATGGAAAGCCGTCTGTCCGATGAAGCCCGGGGAGAGCGCATTCACCGTAATCCCGCCAGGGGCAAGCTCTTTGGCAAGCCCTTTGGTCAACGCCATGACAGCCGCCTTGGATGCTGCGTAAATAGCTGCACCCGGCCCGCCCCCATTATGGGCCGCTACGGAGGTCAGATTGATAATTCGTCCGCCACCAGCCGCCCTCATGCCAGGAATGACTGCTTTGGAGACAAAGACGGTGCTCTTCAGATTGACATCCATAACTCGGCTGTACAGCTCCTCACTCATCGTTTCAATGGGGCTTCGCTCCACCAGATGTCCCGCGTTGTTAACCAACAGGTCAATTGGACCGCCGAAACGGTGTGTAATATCTTCAATCATCGCTCTGATCGCATCCGTATCCGTCACATCTGCCTGAAATGCCGCCGCTTCACCACCAGCATCCCGGATTGCGGTCACGACTTCCTCCGCCCGCTCCATATTATGCAGACCATTCACAGCAACCTTCGCCCCGCAACGAGCCAACGCTCCAGCGATAGCAGCACCAATCCCTCCACTGGAACCTGTTACCAATGCGATTTTGTTCTGTAAATTGATATTCATGTTTTATCTTCCTCCTTGTTATTGGACTGAATTAAATTCGCTTGCTGTGCTGGTCCGCCGGAAGGGCCATCGTAATCGTCGTTCCCAAGCCTTCCTCACTCTCCATCATCAAGCCGTACGTCTCTCCAAATACGAGCTGAATCCTGCGATGCACATTCATAAGTCCGATCCCCCCGCGGTGATAAACATCATCCGTGTCTTCACCTGCCAGACGGTTCAGTTCAAGACGGCGACGCAGTTTCTCCAGACGTGCCTTGCTCATGCCCATACCATTATCCTGAACGATGACAAGAAATCGATCATCCAGACGCCGAGCATCGATGCGGATAAAATGACCCGGTTCCATGCCCCGTGGAAACGCATGTTGCAGCACATTTTCCACCAGGGGCTGGAGGGTGAGACGAACCATCTTTTCCAACAATAGATCCGGTGCAATGATGACCTCAACTTCAAGCTCCCGATCCATACGATGTTTCATGATGGAAAGGTAGGCCAGCACATGCTTCAGCTCATTGGCAACCGTAATTTCCTCCAGATTGGTCTGAATGGAATAACGGAGCATATGAGCCATCGATTCCACCATCTGCGTAATTTCTTCGGAATCCTGTACGACGGCATAACATTTGATCGTCTCCAATGTGTTGTAGAGAAAATGCGGATTGATCTGCAACTGGAGCGCCTGAAATTCCGCACGGTGTCGTTCCAACGCTTCCTGCTGTAGCTCAATTTCCGACTTCTGGCGGCGCAACTCCGACTCATATACACTCTCAATCATGTCCGACAAACGGCTGACCATCAGATTATAGCTGCGAATCAGCACTCCGATCTCATCGCGCCTTTCCTTCATCTCCACCTTGTTCCAGATTCCCTTCTCCGTCTGTCTCATTCCGTTCATCAGCACACGAATGGGTTCTACTTGAGATGCTCCGATCCGGTAGGCCACCACAAGCGCAGCGAGCAAGGTCCCTGCACCAACCCATAATGTAGCTGAGCGGATTGTTGCTATCGGCCTTTGAAGCTCCGACAGCGGCACGGAAGCAACAAAGCGCCAGCCC
The nucleotide sequence above comes from Paenibacillus sp. W2I17. Encoded proteins:
- a CDS encoding SDR family NAD(P)-dependent oxidoreductase, translating into MNINLQNKIALVTGSSGGIGAAIAGALARCGAKVAVNGLHNMERAEEVVTAIRDAGGEAAAFQADVTDTDAIRAMIEDITHRFGGPIDLLVNNAGHLVERSPIETMSEELYSRVMDVNLKSTVFVSKAVIPGMRAAGGGRIINLTSVAAHNGGGPGAAIYAASKAAVMALTKGLAKELAPGGITVNALSPGFIGQTAFHATFTSAEGRSSAVNSIPLGREGTPDDVAGAALYLCSDLGSFITGETLEINGGMYMR
- a CDS encoding sensor histidine kinase, with translation MMKRSLSIRLFFHFAIVITLSLSAIGLFTYTYASTEMNDQLADNIAQTMRNTAYQTDLYLQNYDRATYSILSNGSVKHFLDMNSEDSYAYYEYSRQIKRNVFPPVFMLYPQIKFLYVIGENGRVVIDDNQNSAGIPDIDAAQQYKELLAATPANGESTLLTRSIRSGQNANVITIARRIRGVSSYTPNGVLAMEVNVLELDNIWGELDLGQGGYQYVMDQNGNVIYTPGDEEAQTVMSSSTVDRLMHMEAGSLEQNTDGTKRLFISELSAYSGWRFVASVPLSELQRPIATIRSATLWVGAGTLLAALVVAYRIGASQVEPIRVLMNGMRQTEKGIWNKVEMKERRDEIGVLIRSYNLMVSRLSDMIESVYESELRRQKSEIELQQEALERHRAEFQALQLQINPHFLYNTLETIKCYAVVQDSEEITQMVESMAHMLRYSIQTNLEEITVANELKHVLAYLSIMKHRMDRELEVEVIIAPDLLLEKMVRLTLQPLVENVLQHAFPRGMEPGHFIRIDARRLDDRFLVIVQDNGMGMSKARLEKLRRRLELNRLAGEDTDDVYHRGGIGLMNVHRRIQLVFGETYGLMMESEEGLGTTITMALPADQHSKRI